A single Notoacmeibacter ruber DNA region contains:
- a CDS encoding Bax inhibitor-1/YccA family protein, translating into MADPVRNFQTYQTARGGAVADASIDQGLRSYMIKVYNLMMIGLVLTGAVAWGLFSVAVDNGQLTQIGVTLYTTPLRWVLIFAPLAMVFFLSFRIHKMSVAAAQGTFWLYAALVGASLSTIFLVFTGESIVRTFFITASAFGALSLFGYTTKKDLSGWGSFLIMGVFGLIIASIVNIFLGSSALQFAISVIGVLVFAGLTAYDTQQIKEMYYEGDDEVVYGRKAIMGALRLYLDFINLFMFMLQFLGNRE; encoded by the coding sequence ATGGCTGACCCTGTCCGCAATTTTCAGACCTACCAGACGGCCCGCGGCGGAGCGGTAGCCGATGCGTCGATTGATCAGGGCCTCCGGTCCTATATGATCAAGGTCTACAACCTGATGATGATTGGCCTGGTGCTGACCGGTGCCGTCGCCTGGGGCCTTTTCTCGGTCGCTGTCGACAACGGCCAGCTGACCCAGATCGGCGTCACGCTCTACACCACCCCTCTTCGCTGGGTTCTGATCTTTGCACCGCTGGCGATGGTCTTCTTCCTGTCGTTCCGCATTCACAAGATGAGTGTGGCGGCTGCGCAGGGCACATTCTGGCTCTATGCTGCTCTTGTGGGTGCGTCGCTCTCGACGATCTTCCTGGTGTTTACGGGTGAATCCATCGTCCGCACCTTCTTCATCACCGCATCGGCTTTCGGTGCGCTCAGCCTCTTCGGCTACACCACGAAGAAGGACCTGTCCGGTTGGGGCTCCTTCCTGATCATGGGCGTGTTCGGCCTGATCATCGCCTCCATCGTCAACATCTTCCTCGGCTCGTCCGCCCTTCAGTTCGCGATCTCGGTGATCGGTGTGCTCGTCTTTGCTGGTCTGACCGCCTATGACACGCAGCAGATCAAGGAGATGTATTACGAGGGTGACGACGAGGTCGTTTACGGTCGCAAGGCGATCATGGGTGCGCTGCGGCTCTATCTCGACTTCATCAACCTCTTCATGTTCATGCTTCAATTCCTCGGCAATCGCGAGTAA
- a CDS encoding GNAT family N-acetyltransferase: MAITIRPFEASDIDAIAAIYGEHVRSGFGSYELQAPSVEEMRGRFDKLVNGNFPIRIACEADGTVVGYAYAGPYHGRPGWRFTVEDSVYIAADHMGKGIGNALLLDLIHVTQAGPWRQMIAVIGDSANNKASVALHKRHGFEMIGTLKDTGWKGEAWRDTAIMQLALSEGGITAPSDKVG, from the coding sequence ATGGCCATCACGATCCGACCTTTCGAAGCCTCCGACATTGACGCGATCGCCGCGATCTACGGAGAACATGTCCGGTCAGGTTTCGGCTCCTACGAACTCCAAGCTCCTTCGGTCGAGGAGATGAGGGGCCGTTTCGACAAGCTGGTGAATGGAAATTTCCCGATCCGCATCGCCTGCGAGGCCGACGGCACCGTTGTCGGCTATGCCTATGCGGGCCCGTACCATGGCCGGCCCGGCTGGCGCTTCACTGTCGAAGATTCCGTCTACATCGCTGCCGATCACATGGGAAAAGGGATCGGCAATGCGCTTCTGCTCGACCTGATCCATGTAACGCAGGCGGGGCCCTGGCGACAGATGATCGCCGTGATCGGCGATAGCGCCAATAACAAGGCATCCGTTGCTCTCCACAAGCGGCATGGCTTCGAGATGATCGGCACATTGAAGGATACGGGATGGAAAGGCGAAGCGTGGCGCGATACGGCGATCATGCAACTCGCCCTTTCCGAAGGCGGGATAACGGCACCGTCCGACAAGGTCGGATAG
- a CDS encoding DUF2794 domain-containing protein — protein sequence MSQPKSPANLVDLTAHRRTVQGSAVPDVTFQRQELERILNLYSFMVAAGEWRDYALDFMSDRAVFSVYRRAREVPLYQIVKEPKLARKQGEWSVVTGDGQTLKRGRDLAVVLRVFDRQLRIVRD from the coding sequence ATGAGTCAGCCCAAGTCGCCGGCCAACCTTGTCGATCTGACGGCCCATCGCCGGACGGTACAGGGTTCTGCGGTGCCGGACGTCACTTTTCAGCGGCAAGAGCTGGAGCGTATTCTCAATCTTTACAGCTTCATGGTGGCCGCCGGCGAATGGCGGGACTACGCGCTGGATTTCATGTCCGATCGCGCTGTGTTTTCCGTCTATCGCCGTGCGCGCGAAGTGCCGCTCTACCAGATCGTCAAGGAGCCCAAGCTCGCGCGCAAGCAAGGGGAATGGAGTGTCGTGACTGGCGATGGCCAAACGCTCAAGCGCGGTCGCGATCTGGCCGTCGTGCTGCGGGTTTTCGACCGGCAATTGCGGATCGTGCGCGATTAG
- a CDS encoding DUF1223 domain-containing protein, producing the protein MMVRFLPRQTLGAIVAALMMSLANQAMAQGQAPLRVFELFTSEACGSCLRADGLLDRAARHRGTIAIAWHVDYWNMRGWEDPLSLPAASQRQYGYRDAFGLSGVFTPQIVVNGVTSMAAGHSTLIEEALPVSDVEPVPISVKRQPDAVTIGLPPRGDMKGDLRLLLVLTVPDSVRYISGGDNSGRSSLSVNAAAELRTLQRWRGEALQIELPRSDIEAHGGDSFLLIQRFDGLGRPRAILGATRLLDERNASG; encoded by the coding sequence ATGATGGTCCGTTTTCTGCCCAGGCAAACTCTCGGCGCGATCGTCGCGGCCCTGATGATGAGCCTCGCCAACCAAGCGATGGCCCAGGGGCAGGCGCCGCTGCGGGTTTTCGAACTGTTTACCTCCGAAGCGTGCGGTTCGTGTCTGCGTGCCGACGGCTTGCTGGACCGAGCGGCTCGTCATCGCGGAACGATCGCCATTGCGTGGCATGTCGATTACTGGAACATGCGCGGCTGGGAAGACCCGCTCAGCCTGCCGGCGGCTTCGCAGCGGCAATATGGATATAGGGATGCTTTCGGTCTATCGGGCGTGTTCACGCCGCAGATCGTGGTCAATGGCGTCACGAGCATGGCTGCCGGTCACAGCACTCTTATCGAAGAAGCCTTGCCTGTCAGTGATGTGGAGCCGGTCCCCATTTCCGTGAAACGCCAACCGGATGCCGTCACGATCGGTCTGCCGCCGCGCGGCGACATGAAAGGCGATCTGCGCCTTCTTCTGGTCCTCACCGTGCCTGATAGCGTTCGTTATATATCCGGAGGGGACAATTCGGGCCGCAGTTCGCTGTCCGTCAATGCGGCTGCAGAACTGCGAACCCTTCAGCGCTGGCGAGGCGAAGCCCTTCAGATCGAATTGCCGCGCTCGGATATTGAAGCCCATGGCGGGGACAGTTTTCTGCTGATCCAGCGCTTTGACGGCCTTGGTCGGCCTCGGGCGATTTTGGGCGCGACCCGACTTCTCGACGAAAGAAATGCGAGTGGATAG